Proteins found in one Mycoplasma sp. 1578d genomic segment:
- the truB gene encoding tRNA pseudouridine(55) synthase TruB, translating into MFFVFHKPCNVFSNKAIRQIGRELSTKKIGHTGTLDPLASGLMLLASHEDTKLLQYITHKEKTYIAECEFFYTSISLDNYNCNPQFTGKVEFSLKQLQSVIEQVSQQKEQIPPQLSAKKINGKRAHELLRKNEQFQLKPQPIKIHYLKLLTFDQDSYKARFEMKISQGGYVRSILRDIASALGTTCVMTNLVRTKIGNISLDDLTQNQYKEISFEKLINLPYFEIDNHAESKLKHGNEFDIKKDNGKYLIVKNSQIISIGEVKNNKYYPKRVFNERF; encoded by the coding sequence ATGTTTTTTGTTTTTCATAAACCTTGTAACGTTTTTTCGAATAAGGCAATTCGTCAAATCGGAAGGGAATTATCAACCAAAAAAATAGGGCATACTGGTACATTAGATCCACTGGCTAGTGGGCTTATGTTATTAGCTAGCCATGAAGATACTAAACTTTTACAATACATCACCCATAAAGAAAAAACATACATTGCTGAGTGCGAATTTTTTTATACCAGCATATCACTCGATAATTATAATTGTAATCCACAATTTACTGGGAAAGTGGAATTTAGTCTTAAACAATTACAATCGGTTATTGAACAAGTTTCTCAACAAAAAGAACAAATTCCACCCCAACTAAGTGCTAAAAAAATCAATGGAAAACGAGCCCATGAATTACTTCGAAAAAATGAGCAATTTCAACTTAAACCCCAACCAATTAAAATTCATTATTTAAAATTGCTTACCTTTGATCAGGATAGTTATAAGGCCCGTTTTGAAATGAAAATTTCTCAAGGAGGATATGTTCGTTCAATTTTAAGGGATATTGCTAGTGCATTAGGTACTACTTGTGTAATGACTAATCTAGTACGCACCAAAATTGGTAATATTAGTTTAGATGATTTGACTCAAAATCAATATAAGGAAATTAGCTTTGAAAAACTCATCAATCTTCCGTATTTTGAGATTGATAATCATGCAGAATCTAAGCTCAAACACGGAAATGAGTTTGATATTAAAAAAGATAATGGAAAATATTTAATTGTTAAAAATTCACAAATCATTTCAATTGGAGAAGTTAAAAATAATAAATACTATCCTAAAAGAGTATTTAATGAAAGGTTTTAG
- a CDS encoding PP2C family serine/threonine-protein phosphatase, with amino-acid sequence MKVASKSIKGNYRSKNDDRVGVFQNEWATLAILCDGIGGYSGGDIAANIVVSEFGISFQKNFKFTEFAQIEHWVDQTVLECRKLIKKAAQQNKITQNMGTTLTGAIILPQQEKILLFNSGDSRVYIVTHTKNLIQATKDNNVENKLIQEGYKVELAKANPLASYLTSAVGLNIKTTIHFEEIESDIYRKIDKLLITSDGVHSFLYKIEMEQILNTQLEPKEQINQLIERATIAESTDNMSGIIIHLERLNAE; translated from the coding sequence ATGAAAGTAGCAAGTAAATCAATCAAAGGAAATTATCGTTCAAAGAATGATGATCGTGTTGGTGTGTTTCAAAATGAATGAGCTACTTTAGCTATTCTTTGCGATGGAATTGGTGGTTATTCAGGTGGTGATATTGCTGCTAATATTGTTGTGTCTGAGTTTGGGATAAGCTTTCAAAAAAATTTTAAATTCACTGAATTTGCACAAATTGAGCACTGGGTTGATCAAACTGTGCTTGAATGTCGCAAGTTAATTAAAAAAGCTGCTCAACAAAATAAAATTACTCAAAATATGGGTACTACTTTAACTGGAGCAATTATTTTACCTCAGCAAGAAAAGATTTTGCTCTTTAATTCAGGCGATTCAAGAGTATATATTGTGACTCATACTAAAAACTTAATTCAAGCAACTAAAGATAATAATGTTGAAAACAAACTTATTCAAGAAGGTTATAAAGTTGAATTAGCTAAAGCTAATCCGCTCGCTTCGTATTTAACTTCAGCTGTTGGATTAAATATTAAAACCACAATTCATTTTGAAGAAATTGAAAGTGACATTTATCGTAAAATTGATAAACTACTTATTACTAGTGATGGAGTTCATTCGTTCTTATATAAAATAGAAATGGAACAAATTTTGAATACACAATTAGAACCAAAAGAGCAAATTAACCAATTAATCGAACGTGCTACTATTGCAGAATCCACTGATAATATGAGTGGAATTATCATCCATCTTGAAAGGCTCAATGCAGAATAA
- the gmk gene encoding guanylate kinase gives MARKGKPIIIFTGPSGVGKGTVERLLFDFEELNLYLSCSATTRKPREGEINGIHYHFISTEEFRDKIKSRKFLEFSYHFNNYYGTLYSELDKIHAKNRVPMLEIETRGAKQVIEKLLESNEHNYNLITIFLAPPSVDELKNRIINRGTETEEVIKARLDKATEEINESSIFKYTIINDVPERAADEIRTILHKELGINESSK, from the coding sequence ATGGCACGAAAAGGTAAACCAATTATCATTTTTACTGGCCCAAGTGGAGTTGGAAAGGGAACTGTAGAAAGATTATTATTTGACTTTGAAGAACTAAATTTATATCTTTCTTGTTCTGCAACTACAAGAAAACCAAGAGAAGGTGAAATCAACGGAATTCACTATCATTTTATCAGCACTGAAGAATTTAGAGATAAAATCAAATCACGAAAATTCCTTGAATTTTCTTACCATTTCAATAATTACTACGGAACTTTATACTCAGAGTTAGATAAAATCCATGCAAAAAACCGTGTTCCAATGTTAGAAATTGAAACCAGAGGTGCTAAACAAGTTATTGAAAAACTTCTTGAATCTAATGAGCATAATTATAACCTCATTACTATTTTTCTTGCACCACCTTCAGTGGATGAACTTAAGAATCGAATTATTAATCGTGGTACTGAAACAGAAGAAGTGATTAAAGCACGTCTTGATAAAGCAACTGAAGAGATTAATGAATCAAGTATTTTTAAATATACAATTATTAATGATGTCCCTGAACGTGCCGCTGATGAGATCCGAACCATTTTACATAAAGAATTAGGAATTAATGAAAGTAGCAAGTAA